The Haloplanus sp. CK5-1 genome contains a region encoding:
- a CDS encoding helix-turn-helix domain-containing protein, with protein MSGEPPDVDRPIPAEELTATISDANDPEFVRRLVFVRSLYAGDAVADAADRVGCSVGTGWHWLTTWNEGGIDALRPTRPLIRRGLVACYVVVSVVVVAVSAGVFFGTVNGVAGSVFPADYGILDAARVPPYVYLFALVGGFGYVFTALIDDEGRSVGDLLQDGVRLVAALPLAAGSYLLLGFFRIDGGASAPTPVVGGIAFLTGLSVNVAHKRFASLAKRLLPADGDA; from the coding sequence ATGAGCGGGGAGCCACCGGACGTCGATCGACCGATCCCGGCGGAGGAACTGACGGCGACGATCAGCGACGCGAACGACCCCGAGTTCGTCCGTCGCCTCGTGTTCGTCCGGAGTCTCTACGCCGGCGACGCGGTGGCGGACGCCGCCGACCGGGTCGGCTGTTCCGTCGGCACGGGGTGGCACTGGCTGACGACGTGGAACGAGGGGGGAATCGACGCCCTGCGTCCGACGCGACCCCTGATTCGGCGGGGTCTCGTCGCGTGCTACGTCGTCGTCTCCGTCGTCGTCGTCGCTGTCTCGGCAGGGGTGTTCTTCGGCACCGTCAACGGCGTCGCGGGATCGGTGTTCCCGGCGGACTACGGCATCCTCGACGCCGCGCGGGTCCCGCCGTACGTCTACCTCTTCGCCCTCGTCGGCGGGTTCGGCTACGTCTTCACCGCCCTCATCGACGACGAGGGCCGGAGCGTCGGGGACTTGCTCCAGGACGGCGTGCGCCTCGTTGCCGCCCTCCCCCTCGCGGCCGGATCGTATCTGTTGCTCGGGTTCTTCCGAATCGACGGCGGTGCGTCGGCCCCGACGCCGGTCGTGGGCGGGATAGCGTTTCTCACCGGCCTCTCGGTGAACGTCGCCCACAAGCGTTTCGCCAGCCTCGCCAAACGGCTCCTCCCAGCCGACGGCGACGCGTGA
- a CDS encoding NAD(P)/FAD-dependent oxidoreductase, with translation MDDRSSVAVVGAGLAGLVAARHLADAGADVTVFERRETVGGRVRTRHLDGFTLDRGFQVLFTAYPAVRRELDLGALDLQSFSPGAVIARPGERSTLSDPLRDPFSLTDSLFNREVSTTDKLRTLALRQHVGDRDETEIFESPDARIDDYLRDWGFTERYLDNFVAPFYGGITLDRTLSTSKRVFEYTFKAMSEGRIALPASGMGAIPEQLADRARDAGATLRLDDPVAVVDPHGGADGTVTVETEGDVRTVDAAVVATDPRTARRLTGVGAIPTAARPAVTGYYALPDGSGIDGRKIHLNAADGHPNVVVPLSTVAPTYAPDDRTLLGATFLGDDALDADPDTLREATRDTLASWYPERLFDGLERVHTDRIEFAQFDQPPGVHDDLPDPRDPEGAVYLAGDYTAWSSIQGAMRSGREAAAAVRGDL, from the coding sequence ATGGACGATCGATCGTCGGTCGCCGTCGTGGGTGCGGGACTCGCCGGCCTCGTCGCCGCGCGACACCTCGCCGACGCCGGCGCGGACGTGACCGTCTTCGAACGACGCGAGACGGTCGGTGGCCGGGTGCGAACCCGCCACTTGGACGGCTTCACGCTCGACCGTGGCTTCCAGGTGCTCTTTACCGCCTACCCCGCCGTCCGGCGCGAACTCGACCTCGGCGCCCTCGACCTGCAGTCGTTCTCGCCGGGTGCGGTCATCGCCCGCCCGGGCGAGCGGTCGACGCTCTCCGACCCGCTCCGTGACCCCTTCTCGCTCACCGACAGCCTGTTCAACCGCGAGGTGTCGACGACCGACAAACTCCGGACGCTCGCGCTCCGGCAACACGTCGGTGACCGCGACGAGACGGAGATATTCGAGAGCCCGGACGCCCGCATCGACGACTACCTCCGCGACTGGGGGTTCACGGAGCGCTACCTCGACAACTTCGTCGCCCCCTTCTACGGCGGCATCACCCTCGACCGCACGCTGTCGACCTCGAAACGGGTCTTCGAGTACACGTTCAAGGCGATGAGCGAGGGCCGTATCGCCCTCCCCGCGTCCGGCATGGGGGCCATCCCCGAGCAGTTGGCCGACCGCGCCCGCGACGCAGGGGCGACCCTCCGCCTCGACGACCCCGTCGCCGTCGTCGACCCACACGGCGGTGCCGACGGGACGGTCACCGTCGAAACCGAGGGCGACGTCCGGACCGTCGACGCCGCCGTCGTCGCCACCGACCCCCGGACCGCGCGCCGTCTCACCGGCGTCGGCGCCATCCCCACCGCCGCTCGACCCGCCGTGACGGGCTACTACGCCCTCCCCGACGGGAGTGGGATCGACGGACGGAAGATCCACCTGAACGCGGCCGACGGTCACCCGAACGTCGTCGTCCCGCTCTCCACCGTCGCGCCGACGTACGCCCCCGACGACCGGACGCTCCTCGGTGCGACCTTCCTCGGCGACGACGCGTTGGACGCCGACCCGGACACGCTCCGGGAGGCGACCCGCGACACTCTCGCGTCGTGGTACCCCGAACGTCTGTTCGACGGGCTCGAACGCGTCCACACCGACCGGATCGAGTTCGCGCAGTTCGACCAGCCACCCGGCGTCCACGACGACCTCCCTGACCCCCGCGACCCCGAAGGCGCGGTGTACCTCGCCGGCGACTACACCGCGTGGTCGTCGATCCAAGGCGCGATGCGGAGCGGGCGCGAGGCGGCCGCGGCGGTTCGGGGCGACCTGTAA
- a CDS encoding carotenoid oxygenase family protein, producing MCPQPGFHSLHDEAAATLEVEGSLPDWLTGSLLRAGPGAFEMPDGSAVDHWFDGLAVCYRFTFDPGDRGRSDADGGTTDTVHYRNRFLRTDAYRAARDGEFTGGFATGETTLRDRLRSLLSDPYDNTNIVVERVGDRYLALTESPRRVVVDPNTLGTRGHDEYDGSAPTGQLACAHPKRDPATGTLLNVETGFGRTHQYHVHTRTPAGDRRHVGSVATDAPAYMHSFALTPRYVVLTEFPLRVDPTQFFRPGRQPPFIEQFEWQPDRGTRIVVLDRTTGEVVATPTTDPLFGFHHVNAFERDGGRQIVFDLETVPDASGIGDLYLDELREGDLGAIAGRLERFTVDLGGNRYGVDDATVSRETLYADGTALPTVSPARWCRPHQYVYAMSMDQPATDWARGVLKVDTETGDVIEHTDGGAYFGEPIFVPGPGDAVDDGVVLTVVLDPDTDRSRLLVLDGGTLAERARATLPHAAPFDFHGRYFPEITVAARVNGVSVG from the coding sequence GTGTGTCCACAGCCTGGCTTTCACTCGCTCCACGACGAAGCCGCCGCTACCCTCGAAGTCGAGGGATCGCTCCCCGATTGGCTGACCGGGAGCCTCCTCCGTGCCGGACCGGGTGCCTTCGAGATGCCCGACGGCAGCGCCGTCGACCACTGGTTCGACGGTCTCGCGGTGTGCTACCGCTTTACGTTTGACCCCGGCGACCGAGGCCGGAGCGACGCCGACGGTGGGACCACCGACACCGTCCACTACCGCAACCGGTTCCTCCGGACCGACGCCTATCGGGCCGCCCGCGACGGCGAGTTCACCGGCGGGTTCGCCACGGGGGAGACGACGCTTCGGGACCGACTCCGGTCGCTACTCTCCGACCCGTACGACAACACGAACATCGTCGTCGAACGGGTCGGTGATCGGTATCTCGCTCTGACCGAGTCACCGCGCCGTGTCGTCGTTGACCCGAACACGCTGGGGACGCGTGGCCACGACGAGTACGACGGCTCCGCCCCGACGGGGCAACTCGCCTGTGCACACCCGAAACGCGACCCGGCGACGGGGACGCTCCTGAACGTCGAGACCGGATTCGGCCGAACCCATCAGTATCACGTCCACACCCGGACGCCCGCGGGCGACCGTCGCCACGTCGGCAGCGTCGCGACGGACGCCCCGGCGTACATGCACAGTTTCGCGCTCACCCCTCGGTACGTCGTGTTGACCGAGTTCCCCCTGCGGGTCGATCCCACCCAATTCTTCCGCCCGGGGCGACAGCCACCTTTCATCGAACAGTTCGAGTGGCAGCCCGACCGCGGCACACGGATCGTCGTCCTCGACCGAACGACTGGCGAGGTGGTGGCGACGCCGACGACGGACCCCCTCTTCGGCTTCCACCACGTCAACGCGTTCGAACGCGACGGCGGCCGGCAGATCGTCTTCGACCTCGAAACCGTGCCCGACGCGAGCGGTATCGGCGACCTCTACCTCGACGAACTCCGCGAGGGCGACCTGGGCGCCATCGCCGGCCGACTGGAACGTTTCACCGTCGACCTCGGGGGGAACCGCTACGGCGTCGACGACGCGACCGTCTCCCGCGAGACGCTGTACGCCGACGGGACCGCACTGCCAACGGTATCGCCCGCCCGGTGGTGTCGCCCCCACCAGTACGTCTACGCGATGAGCATGGACCAACCGGCCACCGACTGGGCCCGCGGCGTCCTGAAAGTCGACACCGAGACGGGAGACGTGATCGAACACACCGACGGCGGCGCGTACTTCGGCGAACCGATATTCGTCCCCGGCCCGGGTGACGCGGTCGACGACGGCGTCGTCCTCACCGTGGTGCTCGATCCCGATACGGACCGGTCGCGACTGCTCGTCCTCGACGGCGGGACGCTCGCCGAACGGGCGCGGGCGACGCTCCCCCACGCCGCACCCTTCGACTTCCACGGCCGCTACTTCCCGGAAATAACGGTGGCTGCGCGCGTGAACGGCGTGTCCGTCGGATGA